One region of Gigantopelta aegis isolate Gae_Host chromosome 7, Gae_host_genome, whole genome shotgun sequence genomic DNA includes:
- the LOC121376885 gene encoding E3 ubiquitin-protein ligase DTX3L-like: MVYGILTGDMPPGDMNDTVIPGISCPGYEGHGVIVIDYYFEDGIQTDQHPNPGKPYHGTRRRGFLPDTDEGRSILRLLEIAFDRKLTFTVGRSTTTGREDMVTWNDIHHKTNTHGGPTRFGYPDPTYLSRVRDELASKGVTE, from the exons ATGGTGTATGGAATCCTCACTGGAGACATGCCTCCTGGAGATATGAACGACACGGTCATTCCTGGCATCAGTTGTCCTGGCTACGAGGGTCACGGGGTCATCGTCATTGACTACTACTTTGAAGATGGAATTCAGACT GACCAGCACCCGAACCCAGGCAAGCCGTATCACGGAACTAGACGAAGAGGGTTTCTTCCTGACACCGACGAGGGGCGATCCATACTCCGGTTGCTAGAAATAGCCTTCGACCGGAAGCTGACGTTTACGGTTGGTCGCTCGACCACGACCGGAAGAGAAGACATGGTGACGTGGAATGATATTCACCACAAGACAAACACGCATGGAGGACCAACCAG GTTTGGATACCCAGACCCGACGTATTTGTCACGAGTTAGAGATGAACTGGCCAGCAAGGGTGTGACGGAATAG